The following DNA comes from Paraburkholderia phytofirmans PsJN.
GATGCCTTGCGCGACCATCTCCGCATACTTCTGCGCCTTGGCGCGCGCGACACGCAGCGAGATCATCCGGTAGTCGCCGATGGTGGCAAGCGGTTGGCGTTTGCCGTTCAGCGTGTAGCGGAAGCGCCAGATCTTGGTGCCGGTCGTCATGATTTCGATGACGAGACCATTGCCGTCTGCGACGCAATAGCGGGTGTCGCGCGGTTCGAGCGCGCGGACTTGGGCTTCGGTGAGCGGGACGGCTAGGCGGGGCATGTTCGGATCGCGGGTGTTCGGACAGCGGCGATTTTAAACCGTATGGTGGCTGTGTACCAAAGATTCGGCGATTTTTGGGTCAACGGAGTGGGCGTCTCCGTCGGTTAGTGCGAATTTAAAAATCACGAGATATACCTTTGTAATGGGCCCGAATAGCTCAGCCTCGTCCCTCGCTCACTTCCCAATACAGAACCTGCTAAAAATCACTCCGAGCAGATCATCCGAACTGAACTCACCGGTGATCGAATTCAACTGGTCCTGCGCGAGCCTGAGTTCCTCCGCGAACAAATCAAGCGCCTGCGAGTTCTGATCGGCGTGCGCGGCAGCAGTCGCCAGATGCTCCTCGGCCGCGCGCAGTGCAATCAGATGCCGCTCGCGCGCCAGGTAGACGCTTTCCGCGCCCGCCTGCCAGCCGGCGATCCGCAACAGTTCGTCGCGCAACAGCGCAACGCCGTCGCCCTGTTTCGCCGACAGCCGCACTTCGCTCAGTTCGAGGTCCGCGTCGAGCGCTTGCGTCGCCGGCGCGAGGCCGGTCAGGTCCGTCTTGTTCAGCACGCGCACCACTGGCACGCCGCGCGGAAAGCGTCCGGCAATCGCATCGTCTTCAGCGGTCATGCCGGTGCGCGCGTCGAGCAGATGCAGCACGACATCCGCCCGCTCGATTTCGCTCCACGTGCGCGCAATGCCGATCTTTTCGACTTCGTCCTCGGTATCGCGCAGGCCGGCTGTGTCGATTACGTGCAGCGGAATGCCTTCGATCTGAATGGTCTGCGCGACCTTGTCGCGCGTCGTGCCGGCGATCGGCGTGACGATCGCCAGTTCCGCGCCGGCCAGCGCGTTCAGCAGCGACGATTTGCCGACGTTCGGCTGCCCGGCCAGCACCACCGAGAGCCCTTCGCGCAACAACGCGCCTTGCCGCGCTTCGCTCAGCACGTGCGCGAGACGCTCGCGGATGCGCGTGAGCTTGCCGCGGGCGTCGGCGGCTTCGAGGAAGTCGATCTCTTCTTCGGGGAAGTCCAGCGTCGCTTCGACAAGCATGCGTAGCGTGATCACGTCTTCGACCAGCGCGTGAATGTCGCGCGAGAACGCGCCGTCGAGCGAGCGGCCCGCTGAGCGTGCCGCGGCCTCGGTGCTGGCCTCGATCAGATCGGCAACCGCTTCGGCTTGCGCCAGATCCAGCTTGTCGTTGAGGAAGGCGCGGCGCGTGAATTCGCCGGGCTCGGCGAGGCGCAGACCGAACGCGCGGCCGGCGTCGATGCAACGCTGCAGCACCAGTTGCAGCACTACCGGACCGCCGTGGCCTTGCAGTTCGAGCACATGCTCGCCGGTGTAGGAATGCGGCGCCGGAAAGTACAGCGCGATGCCGCGGTCGAGCGCGTTGCCGCTGACGTCGAGGAACGGGACGTAGCTGGCGTGGCGCGGTGCCAATGTTTGGCCGGTGAGCGCCTGCATCAGTGGCTGGGC
Coding sequences within:
- the mnmE gene encoding tRNA uridine-5-carboxymethylaminomethyl(34) synthesis GTPase MnmE; this encodes MLTTDSDPIVAIATAPGRGGIGVVRISFGRAGEAAAQPLMQALTGQTLAPRHASYVPFLDVSGNALDRGIALYFPAPHSYTGEHVLELQGHGGPVVLQLVLQRCIDAGRAFGLRLAEPGEFTRRAFLNDKLDLAQAEAVADLIEASTEAAARSAGRSLDGAFSRDIHALVEDVITLRMLVEATLDFPEEEIDFLEAADARGKLTRIRERLAHVLSEARQGALLREGLSVVLAGQPNVGKSSLLNALAGAELAIVTPIAGTTRDKVAQTIQIEGIPLHVIDTAGLRDTEDEVEKIGIARTWSEIERADVVLHLLDARTGMTAEDDAIAGRFPRGVPVVRVLNKTDLTGLAPATQALDADLELSEVRLSAKQGDGVALLRDELLRIAGWQAGAESVYLARERHLIALRAAEEHLATAAAHADQNSQALDLFAEELRLAQDQLNSITGEFSSDDLLGVIFSRFCIGK